A single Neospora caninum Liverpool complete genome, chromosome VIIb DNA region contains:
- a CDS encoding von Willebrand factor type A domain-containing protein, with amino-acid sequence MFSAFITPKVAAESAIFPGAHAPCGSKLDAVIVLDSGGSLGATNWGKITQLVSDVIGNLDIGPETAHVSAISFGQSARVHWDLNDDRAHNRQYAQDAFSGMQWMNSVTNTPSALDTAVKVFQESARSNDESVGRLLVVATDGCANYYDRFSFNSLSEHFESVFNKLENLRNLHRLVIGLGNKVCRGEVERIAGCDPQNGTAPCRNAKFVDFDKTAGQILGYVKEACGHNIEAQHPESAEGGTDVTPPAVETPDSVTSDESGGGQQHRPERPSEQSPSSSDNVAGDEVKDHGQTCKMKKVDAVAVLDSSMSVGPEHWKELLKLTKHLGETLDSRAGHSRFGLLSYSDAVTVHRKLEDSPFDAAHLEKELGEVPFMNGNTFTPKALDSAYEIFKETIHEESQGAEDSEHKRVLVLATDGCADIYGKEHGSLEKHYRVAIGNLDKVPRLHTVVVGIGKHICVDELRYIAGCDPHNLAAPCPNLLLTSWDALEKDFKRLDKDVCEEITLEEKEDQEMSPVVPQPPEVSNTTCTKGRVDAVAVLDGSGSISKSDWKKTREIAKLFAGALNIEIRLIAGCNPHGTDPCPNAKFTDFNSVLEELPQYLEEICEEVETGVAPPGSSPEEVHPPGGQPEGVPPAEEEAGGLRPPTEESGGEGHPPTGELPEVQPPMPEEPGVETPGAGPTTEELPPTEEEGGEIEPPTEEEGGGLHPPTEESEGEGHPPTGELPEVQPPMPEEPGVETPGAGPTTEELPPTEEEGGEIEPPTEEEGGGLRPPTEESEGEGHPPTGELPEVHPPMPEEPGVETPGAGPTTEELPPTEEEGGEVEPPTEEEGGGLHPPTEESEGEGHPPTGELPEVQPPMPEEPGVETPGAGPTTEELPPTEEEGGEIEPPTEEEGGGLRPPTEESEGEGHPPTGELPEVQPPMPEEPGVETPGAGPTTEELPPIEELPPTDEDVGEIEPPREEEGGELEPPTEEDEGEGPPPTEELPEEHPPMTEDPGAETPGAGPSTEDIAPPESEVPPGEGGFMPPSGGGQEGTESVPPAEESTPSETKPFPEIPGKHPGAPSEEKEEEGGTPIAAIAGGVIGGILLLGAAGAGTYALVGGGGAAAAASADGAEAVDQGEGEESLEDREVGIDIDDDMFAVDEM; translated from the exons ATGTTTTCCGCTTTCATCACTCCCAAAGTAGCGGCTGAAAGCGCAATTTTCCCTGGTG CTCATGCTCCCTGTGGCTCGAAGCTGGATGCAGTAATAGTGCTAGACAGCGGTGGCAGCCTCGGAGCCACCAATTGGGGGAAAATTACGCAATTGGTTTCAGACGTCATTGGCAACCTGGATATCGGTCCTGAAACGGCACATGTGAGCGCCATTTCATTCGGACAGTCCGCTCGCGTTCACTGGGATCTTAACGATGACCGTGCTCATAACCGTCAGTACGCACAGGATGCGTTTTCTGGCATGCAGTGGATGAACTCGGTGACAAATACTCCCTCGGCGCTGGACACAGCCGTGAAAGTTTTCCAAGAATCGGCGCGTTCTAATGATGAAAGTGTCGGTAGACTACTCGTCGTCGCTACAGATGGATGTGCGAACTACTACGACAGATTTTCCTTCAACAGTTTGTCTGAGCATTTCGAGAGCGTTTTCAACAAGCTTGAAAATCTTCGTAACCTGCACAGGCTGGTCATTGGCTTGGGGAACAAGGTTTGTCGCGGCGAGGTTGAACGCATCGCTGGCTGCGACCCTCAGAATGGAACCGCTCCTTGTCGTAACGCGAAGTTTGTCGACTTTGACAAGACAGCGGGACAGATTTTAGGGTATGTGAAAGAGGCGTGCGGGCATAACATCGAGGCACAACACCCTGAGTCAGCAGAGGGTGGTACAGATGTGACACCACCGGCAGTTGAGACTCCTGATTCTGTCACATCTGACGAGTCCGGGGGAGGACAGCAACACAGACCGGAAAGACCCTCTGAGCaatctccgtcttcttctgatAACGTAGCGGGAGATGAGGTGAAGGATCATGGGCAGACATGCAAAATGAAGAAAGTCGATGCTGTCGCGGTTCTTGATAGCTCAATGAGTGTTGGTCCCGAGCATTGGAAGGAACTGTTAAAGTTAACAAAGCATTTAGGTGAGACGTTGGATAGCCGAGCAGGTCACAGCCGATTCGGTCTACTGAGTTATAGCGATGCTGTCACTGTGCATAGAAAACTGGAAGACAGTCCTTTTGATGCGGCTCACTTGGAGAAGGAGCTAGGAGAAGTCCCATTCATGAATGGCAACACATTCACTCCGAAAGCCCTCGATTCTGCATACGAAATCTTCAAAGAGACTATACATGAAGAGTCGCAGGGTGCCGAGGACTCGGAGCATAAACGCGTTTTGGTGCTAGCAACGGATGGCTGTGCCGATATTTATGGCAAGGAACACGGGAGCCTAGAAAAACACTACCGTGTTGCCATTGGCAATCTGGATAAAGTTCCGCGTTTGCATACAGTGGTAGTGGGTATAGGAAAGCATATATGTGTCGATGAGCTTCGTTACATCGCCGGCTGTGACCCGCATAACTTGGCTGCTCCGTGCCCAAATCTCCTTCTGACATCTTGGGATGCTCTGGAAAAAGATTTCAAGCGGCTGGACAAAGACGTGTGCGAAGAAATAACTttggaagagaaggaagaccaGGAAATGTCACCAGTAGTGCCACAACCACCTGAGGTCTCTAACACGACGTGTACCAAAGGTAGAGTGGATGCAGTGGCGGTCCTTGATGGATCGGGAAGTATTAGCAAGAGTGACTGGAAGAAGACCCGTGAAATTGCTAAATTATTTGCTGGCGCCTTGAATATTG AGATCCGGCTCATCGCCGGCTGCAACCCTCACGGGACGGACCCTTGTCCGAACGCAAAGTTCACGGACTTCAATTCCGTCTTAGAAGAGCTTCCGCAGTACCTTGAAGAAATATGTGAGGAGGTAGAGACTGGCGTCGCACCTCCTGGAAGCAGCCCCGAAGAAGTGCACCCGCCAGGGGGGCAGCCTGAAGGTGTTCCTccggctgaagaagaagcgggtgGCCTTCGTCCGCccacagaagagagcgggggGGAAGGACACCCACCAACGGGGGAGCTCCCAGAAGTGCAGCCTCCCATGCCAGAGGAACCAGGAGTGGAGACACCCGGAGCTGGCCCAACAACAGAGGAGCTTCCAccgacagaggaggaagggggTGAGATCGAGCCACcgactgaagaagaaggaggcggGCTCCATCCGCccacagaagagagcgagggggaAGGACACCCACCAACTGGAGAGCTCCCAGAAGTGCAGCCTCCGATGCCAGAGGAACCAGGAGTGGAGACACCCGGAGCTGGCCCAACAACAGAGGAGCTTCCAccgacagaggaggaagggggTGAGATCGAGCCACcgactgaagaagaaggaggcggGCTCCGTCCGCccacagaagagagcgagggggaAGGACACCCACCAACGGGGGAGCTCCCAGAAGTGCACCCTCCCATGCCAGAGGAACCAGGAGTGGAGACACCCGGAGCTGGCCCAACAACAGAGGAGCTTCCAccgacagaggaggaagggggTGAGGTCGAGCCACcgactgaagaagaaggaggcggGCTCCATCCGCccacagaagagagcgagggggaAGGACACCCACCAACTGGAGAGCTCCCAGAAGTGCAGCCTCCGATGCCAGAGGAACCAGGAGTGGAGACACCCGGAGCTGGCCCAACAACAGAGGAGCTTCCAccgacagaggaggaagggggTGAGATCGAGCCACcgactgaagaagaaggaggcggGCTCCGTCCGCccacagaagagagcgagggggaAGGACACCCACCAACGGGGGAGCTCCCAGAAGTGCAGCCTCCCATGCCAGAGGAACCAGGAGTGGAGACACCCGGCGCTGGCCCAACAACAGAGGAGCTTCCGCCGATCGAAGAACTTCCGCCGACTGATGAAGACGTGGGCGAGATCGAACCaccaagagaggaagaaggaggcgagcTCGAGCCACCTacagaggaagatgaggggGAGGGACCCCCGCCAACGGAGGAGCTTCCTGAAGAGCACCCTCCTATGACAGAGGATCCAGGAGCGGAAACACCTGGTGCTGGACCATCAACGGAGGACATAGCTCCTCCGGAATCAGAAGTTCCACCGGGTGAAGGCGGTTTCATGCCTCCCTCTGGTGGAGGCCAGGAAGGAACGGAATCCGTTCCTCCTGCAGAAGAAAGCACTCCCTCTGAGACTAAGCCTTTTCCGGAGATCCCAGGGAAGCATCCTGGAGCCCccagcgaggagaaggaggaggaaggaggcacGCCCATTGCTGCAATCGCCGGAG GTGTTATTGGAGGCATCCTGCTGCTTGGAGCCGCCGGCGCAGGAACGTATGCGCTTGTCGGAGGAGG CggagcggcggcagcggcgtctGCTGATGGCGCGGAAGCGGTTGACCAAGGTGAAGGAGAGGAATCTTTAGAGGACCGTGAAGTTGGCATTGATATTGACGATGATATGTTCGCTGTCGACGAGATGTAA